From Ndongobacter massiliensis:
TGGCACCGCCCATATTTTGCTGCGGCACGAGTCTTTGCACCATTGTCTGCGCATAAACATTGACGATGCCAATGACAACCCATCCGCCGGCATAAAAGACGAGTGCTCCCGCCGGAAGGTGTTGTAGTTGAGAACTGCTCAGCCAGAAAATTCCGACAAGGGCCATGCCGACAATATAAAGTTTCCCCAACGCGCAATTTTTGAAAAAGGATAGCCCAGAGGCAAATGCGCCGAGTAAAACACCGCCGCCCATCGCCGCCATCATCAAGCTATAAAAAATTTTGTTGCCTGTAAAGGCAGGCAGTACAGCGGTCACGCCGGTTGCGGCAAAATTAATCGCAATGATACCGATCAGCAAAGCCTGTAATCGACTTTCTCGAAAAAGAGACAGCCCCTCTTTTAAGCGGTTCCGATATCCTTTGAAAGGATTTTTTGACATTTCTTTTTCGACCCTCTTTCCATCACCCAGCCCCGCGCGGGATAAAAAGGTAAATAAAATGGCGGTCATGAAAAAGACGGCGCTGTTACAGAAAAGACTCAACAGATACCCCGCACCGGCAAGTAATAGCCCGGCAGCCGTATCAAACAGCGCATTGGAACCCTGATATGCCATGGTGAAGAAAGCATTTCCCTTCACCAATTCTTCCTTGGACAGGATTTTCGGCAAGAGTGCAATTTGCCCCGGATAGACCAGCTGATTGACCAATGCAATGAGCGGTGTAAGTACCATCACATGAACAACTTGTAACTTTCCTGTATGCAGCAAGAGCGGAAGCGCCAAAACGAGAATTGCCTGCAACAACTGGCTGAAAATCAAGAATTTTCTCATATTGATCCGGTCCAAAACCGGACTGAACAGCAACTGGATAATGGCCGTGAATGACGTCAGAAACAGCATGAATCCCGAAGCCAATACGGAACCGGACAACTCGTAGACCAACAGGGACGCCGCAATGGAATAAATGCTGTCTCCAAAGTTCGTCAAAAGCCGACCCAATAGCAAAATAGTAAAGTCTTTATTTTTAATCATTCTGAACATCCTCTCTTTCTTTAACGTTTTGATTTTATTGACAGTTTGGTATTTTTTTACCGGCAACTCTCTCGGTTGCCGGTGCTACTCCACCTGATACACTTCCAGTTGATACGGTACGGGATGTAGAACCTCTGACTGATACTTCCGAACCAGTTGATCCAATTCTCTTTCAAAATCGGCAACCATTTCCGGAGCCAAGGCAATGGAGAAGCTTTTTTTTCGCTTCGCATTGCTGAATAAGCCGGTGTTCGGAATGAATGCCTTCGCGACCGGCAGGAAATATTTTTGTGTGATGCCATTGATGAGTTCCGTTTTCACCACCTCGATGATGCCAGCGTCTTCCAAAATTTTCAAATGATAATGAATTTTGGAACGACTGACGCCCAAGGCATCTGCCACGTCCTGTGCCGTTTTCGGGGTCGTACCCAAATGGAGAAGAATATCCAGGCGAATCGGATCGCTTACGAGATTGACTTCATCCAAGGTATTGAGAATATATACATCCTTCACGGCCATTCCTCCTGTTCCTGTTGATAGAAGAAGTATAGATTAGTTTTTAACTTCTGTCAAATATTTTTTAACGTTTTATTTATTTTTCTCATTTGGCAACAAAATGCCTACGAGAAAATACGCGGGTCCGGACTTCCTTTCGCCGCATCGTACCCGTGCATCCTCCCGTCAATTCGCAGAACAATCTCGCCCAAAGGAGTTGGAAGGTTTTCCATCCGATTCTCCCAAAATTCCCGCTCCCGTTACAATTTCTCCAGCGTATCCAAGTGCGAACTCAGCGCCTTGCGGCACGCCTGCGCATCGCGCGCTTCCAGTGCCTGTACAATGCGCTCATGCTGTCGCAGCTGCTCCATATAGAGGCTGCGGTTCCCCGGCTTCATAATGCGCTTCCAACGCTGTTCGCTGATATAGGTGATGTAGACTTCCGCCAAACGGTAAATCAGGGAAATGAGCGGATTGGCAATGGCATTGCAAAAATCCGTATGGATCTGAATGTCCATCTTGCTGGCGATCTTCGGATCTTCTGTCGTGCGCATCTGTTCAAACGCGGCTCGGATTGCGGCAATTTGCTCGTCCGTTATGGAAAGAATCACGCGATCGGACATCCCGAGCTCGACAATTTGGCGAAACTCTAAAAAAACGTCCTCCTCTTCCGCCGGCAAAAACATCAATAGCTGCAACGCCGGATGCGCCTCCGTAAGGGACGCGGAACGCAGGTATGTGCCGCCTCCGTGTACCGTGCGCACTACACCCATCATTTCCAGCGAAGCGTAGACTTCATGAACTGCCGCACGCGAAACTTGCAGGCGTTCGGCAACAAAATTCTCCGAGTAAATTTTATCGCCAACGGCAAATTTACGCTCCAAAATACTTTCCA
This genomic window contains:
- a CDS encoding MFS transporter; the encoded protein is MIKNKDFTILLLGRLLTNFGDSIYSIAASLLVYELSGSVLASGFMLFLTSFTAIIQLLFSPVLDRINMRKFLIFSQLLQAILVLALPLLLHTGKLQVVHVMVLTPLIALVNQLVYPGQIALLPKILSKEELVKGNAFFTMAYQGSNALFDTAAGLLLAGAGYLLSLFCNSAVFFMTAILFTFLSRAGLGDGKRVEKEMSKNPFKGYRNRLKEGLSLFRESRLQALLIGIIAINFAATGVTAVLPAFTGNKIFYSLMMAAMGGGVLLGAFASGLSFFKNCALGKLYIVGMALVGIFWLSSSQLQHLPAGALVFYAGGWVVIGIVNVYAQTMVQRLVPQQNMGGAMGVMMGLSTLLAPFGALSGGWIGETLGSVPAIRLASLLILLVSLYWGWQPSLRTIPTFEAMEGGERGREARL
- a CDS encoding helix-turn-helix domain-containing protein: MAVKDVYILNTLDEVNLVSDPIRLDILLHLGTTPKTAQDVADALGVSRSKIHYHLKILEDAGIIEVVKTELINGITQKYFLPVAKAFIPNTGLFSNAKRKKSFSIALAPEMVADFERELDQLVRKYQSEVLHPVPYQLEVYQVE
- a CDS encoding FadR/GntR family transcriptional regulator yields the protein MNRNSTRLKQRTAILDYIVESILERKFAVGDKIYSENFVAERLQVSRAAVHEVYASLEMMGVVRTVHGGGTYLRSASLTEAHPALQLLMFLPAEEEDVFLEFRQIVELGMSDRVILSITDEQIAAIRAAFEQMRTTEDPKIASKMDIQIHTDFCNAIANPLISLIYRLAEVYITYISEQRWKRIMKPGNRSLYMEQLRQHERIVQALEARDAQACRKALSSHLDTLEKL